A DNA window from Aspergillus nidulans FGSC A4 chromosome I contains the following coding sequences:
- a CDS encoding RNA recognition motif domain-containing protein (transcript_id=CADANIAT00007461) — MSAEYEHENGRYDDEPRFARDRSASPRDEPRADRARSRSPNGRLDERGPIDPRKQLDDDEGAVNTGSNLFVTGIHPRLTESDISRLFEKYGDVESCSIMVDPHTKESRGFGFVNMVTAEQADAAKEGLQGEVIEGRTLSIEKARRSRPRTPTPGKYFGPPKREFGGRRGGRGDRYDDRRGGYGGGNWRRGGDDYRGYGRYDSYSDRRDYGGRDYRDYGRRDYRDDYAGGPGGSGSGGYRGGADRYASGGREERYGRDERRDDRRDERRGYYDRDANPPSYGHGAPSRDPYPGRSYEPRGGEDRYAGR, encoded by the exons ATGTCTGCCGAATACGAGCACGAAAACGGCCGTTATGATG ACGAGCCACGCTTCGCTCGCGACCGCAGCGCCTCTCCCCGTGATGAGCCGCGAGCCGATCGTGCCCGTAGCCGTTCTCCAAACGGTCGCCTTGACGAGCG TGGTCCCATTGATCCCCGCAAgcagcttgatgatgacgagggTGCTGTCAACACTGGCTCTAACCTCTTCGTCACCGGAATCCACCCACGTCTGACTGAGTCCGACATCTCACGTCTGTTCGAAAAATACGGAGATGTTGAGAGCTGCTCGATCATGGTCGACCCTCATACTAAGGAGTCCCGAGGCTTTGGCTTCGTCAACATGGTGACTGCTGAGCAGGCAGATGCAGCCAAGGAGGGCTTGCAAGGTGAGGTTATTGAAGGCCGCACTCTAAGCATTGAAAAGGCTCGTCGTAGCCGTCCTAGAACCCCGACTCCCGGTAAATACTTTGGACCTCCCAAGCGTG AGTTTGGTGGACGCCGAGGTGGCCGTGGCGACCGCTACGATGACCGACGTGGCGGCTACGGAGGCGGAAACTGGCgccgtggtggtgatgaCTACCGCGGCTACGGCCGCTACGACTCCTACAGCGACCGTCGCGACTACGGCGGCCGCGATTACCGTGATTATGGCCGTCGCGACTACCGTGACGACTATGCAGGCGGCCctggtggcagtggcagtggtggaTACCGCGGTGGAGCTGACCGCTACGCCTCCGGTGGCCGTGAGGAACGGTACGGTCGTGATGAACGCCGCGATGATCGTCGTGACGAACGCCGTGGTTACTATGACCGTGATGCTAACCCTCCTAGTTACGGACATGGTGCTCCTTCACGCGACCCTTACCCCGGCCGTTCTTATGAACCTCGTGGTGGGGAAGATCGGTACGCCGGAAGGTAG
- a CDS encoding DPY30/SDC1 family protein (transcript_id=CADANIAT00007462) → MTDNPTSNTTLIAHSPTFNPNSNSGFTPTTTSTTHPPAQPQPTFAQPQDFPPTATPKPNPNTNLMVNETSQLSSAGTGSAHTAAADPIASTVRPGGAPARVYMNEKIVPYLLEGMKTVTKEQPANPLRVLGEFLIQKSNEVEGPQSGNAPE, encoded by the exons ATGACTGACAACCCAACA TCAAATACTACACTAATCGCGCATTCTCCAACTTTCAATCCCAACTCCAACTCTGGTTTCACGCCAACCACTACTTCAACAACGCACCCGCCAGCGCAACCACAGCCAACATTCGCACAACCACAAGACTTTCCCCCAACAGCAACTCCAAAGCCGAATCCAAATACAAACTTAATGGTCAACGAAACCAGCCAGTTGTCCTCAGCCGGGACTGGATCCGCGCACACCGCAGCCGCTGACCCGATCGCTTCAACAGTCCGCCCTGGCGGCGCTCCAGCGCGCGTCTACATGAACGAGAAGATCGTGCCGTATTTGCTGGAAGGGATGAAAACGGTCACAAAGGAGCA ACCTGCGAACCCCCTGCGCGTGCTGGGGGAGTTCCTCATACAGAAGAGTAATGAGGTCGAGGGTCCTCAGTCGGGGAACGCGCCGGAGTAA
- a CDS encoding fanconi-associated nuclease 1 (transcript_id=CADANIAT00007463), with protein MSLFDYWDTNRPSIKRRKLATEVPLPLIKTQRDIAEVPKEPPSDESQNLETEDLVRLASADEGPLNEKDNGAIPGSQTELESALPPVEADTKAIEEYEFSQKSGDDEEKELSLQVRMRDGKWRKGKSSIYVDAFNLALDTVLAEEAHLFSKAEKEVFQHWRELSYESQYLYVRLFLRKTSAWHRVNKLAYYSDIVDVPQVVADLQKTRELSSSGASNEQNTSDTYSSSDIGLTGDFRFANTVDEITTVEEAASLLLLDELKILAKEAKVQGKSKQELITALHKSSQKQTGLEWNPLNNSNRKEHFVKKILNYTGDCIRLAPGPHALFERVHLVFYRSTEWTEKSLTTIILAKISRRNFPEYVVCRSGSIFPSREILLEFESALRTQYKIDNFLEFSGTPTKSRLQEIKDLAYEIYPRWKMLLEQEQQKEDTSYECGEGAYLRRFSPAWVYTRILHKGLLPLGRFKEHKEEHKMLSELLAQRLFHPARRGAWYQRRALLEEHYMWSLTPFEGRNEEAQKKHWKRIALRTCEEGLEDPLCQLIYHHDLQKRIQKLEKALKIVKREQHDFGHVALSKPEERIVEGIQIERENSPVRTPTFIMDHNEDALTPPPKRSGPTIWIDEHGDGAECRVEAMCLSWYRDHGWKGYHSEGGILRTLFAYLFYDIIFTYIPNVFQTIFQSCPLDLHTDAFYPSRASEINHRLVQIANGDATSLIHSVHARYSETQPCAIGLDWSFPLEDLLEIAECFKGEALAAICKIMAQEYQARGGGVPDLFLWSVERKETNMRPQRQ; from the exons ATGTCCCTGTTTGATTATTGGGACACAAATCGCCCATCGATAAAACGCCGAAAGCTCGCAACTGAAGTGCCTTTGCCCTTAATAAAGACCCAACGAGACATCGCTGAAGTCCCTAAGGAGCCGCCATCAGACGAAAGTCAAAACCTCGAGACCGAGGACTTGGTGCGTCTCGCCTCGGCGGATGAAGGACCTTTAAATGAAAAAGATAACGGTGCTATTCCAGGCAGCCAGACTGAGCTCGAgtctgctcttcctcccgtCGAAGCTGATACCAAAGCAATAGAGGAGTATGAGTTCTCACAGAAATCCGGggacgacgaggaaaagGAGTTGTCTTTACAAGTGAGAATGCGGGACGGCAAATGGCGGAAGGGAAAGAGTTCGATATATGTCGATGCGTTCAATCTTGCTCTGGACACAGTTTTAGCTGAGGAAGCGCATCTTTTCAGTAAAGCTGAGAAAGAGGTCTTTCAGCATTGGCGGGAGTTGTCGTATGAGTCGCAGTATCT ATATGTCCGCCTCTTTTTGCGCAAGACCTCTGCGTGGCATCGAGTCAATAAATTGGCCTACTACTCAGATATTGTTGATGTGCCGCAAGTTGTAGCCGATTTGCAGAAGACTAGAGAATTGTCTAGCTCTGGGGCTTCAAACGAACAGAATACGTCAGACACATACTCCTCATCTGATATAGGTCTGACTGGCGATTTCCGCTTTGCCAATACAGTAGATGAGATTACTACTGTGGAGGAAGCGGCGTCACTACTACTTCTTGATGAACTCAAGATTCTCGCGAAGGAGGCTAAGGTGCAGGGAAAGTCTAAGCAAGAGCTGATAACTGCTTTGCACAAGTCAAGCCAGAAACAGACAGGGCTTGAGTGGAATCCTCTAAATAACTCAAACCGGAAAGAGCATTTTGTCAAGAAGATTTTAAACTACACGGGAGATTGTATACGGCTGGCCCCCGGCCCTCATGCACTCTTTGAGCGAGTACATCTCGTCTTCTACCGATCCACGGAGTGGACGGAGAAATCCCTCACCACCATTATCCTTGCGAAGATTTCACGCAGGAATTTTCCCGAATACGTCGTCTGCCGCTCAGGCTCAATCTTTCCATCAAGAGAGATTCTCTTAGAGTTTGAATCGGCTTTGCGGACTCAGTACAAGATAGACAACTTCCTCGAATTCAGCGGAACACCGACGAAAAGCCGGCTACAGGAGATCAAAGACCTGGCATATGAAATCTATCCCCGATGGAAGATGCTTCTCGAGCAGGAGCAACAAAAGGAAGATACTAGCTACGAGTGTGGAGAGGGCGCATACCTTCGCCGCTTTTCGCCGGCTTGGGTGTACACTAGGATCTTGCACAAGGGACTCCTCCCTCTTGGTCGTTTCAAAGAGCATAAAGAGGAGCATAAAATGTTGTCTGAGCTACTTGCCCAGCGGCTATTCCATCCCGCCAGACGCGGCGCTTGGTACCAACGCAGAGCTCTCTTGGAAGAGCACTACATGTGGAGCCTGACACCGTTTGAAGGGCGCAACGAAGAAGCCCAGAAGAAACACTGGAAGCGCATCGCCCTGCGCACATGCGAGGAAGGCCTTGAGGATCCATTATGCCAATTAATTTACCATCACGACTTGCAGAAGCGGATCCAGAAGCTAGAAAAGGCGCTCAAAATCGTCAAACGGGAGCAGCACGATTTTGGGCACGTTGCGCTTAGCAAGCCAGAAGAGCGTATAGTTGAGGGTATCCAAATCGAACGAGAAAATTCCCCAGTTCGGACCCCAACATTCATCATGGACCACAACGAGGACGCTCTCACTCCACCACCCAAACGCAGCGGACCTACCATCTGGATCGACGAAcatggagatggagcagaaTGCCGCGTCGAAGCCATGTGCCTCAGTTGGTACCGAGACCATGGCTGGAAGGGATATCACTCTGAGGGTGGTATTTTGCGCACCCTA TTCGCCTATCTCTTTTACGACATAATCTTCACGTACATTCCCAATGTTTTCCAGACAATCTTTCAAAGTTGCCCCTTAGACTTGCACACAGACGCCTTCTACCCCTCCCGCGCGTCAGAGATAAACCACCGTCTTGTGCAGATTGCTAACGGCGACGCCACTTCCCTAATCCACTCCGTTCACGCCCGGTACTCAGAGACACAGCCCTGCGCCATCGGCCTCGACTGGTCGTTCCCGCTTGAGGATTTGCTCGAAATAGCCGAATGTTTCAAGGGGGAAGCGCTGGCTGCCATCTGTAAGATTATGGCACAGGAGTATCAGGCGCGCGGTGGCGGTGTGCCGGATTTATTTCTTTGGAGTGTTGAACGAAAAGAG ACAAATATGCGACCCCAGCGGCAATAG
- a CDS encoding ribosomal 40S subunit protein S13 (transcript_id=CADANIAT00007464) — MGRLHSKGKGIASSALPYSRTPAPWVKITPEQVVDHICKLARKGASPSQIGVVLRDSHGVAQVKTVTGNKILRILKSNGLAPEIPEDLYHLIKKAVAVRKHLERNRKDKDSKFRLILIESRIHRLSRYYKTVGVLPPTWKYESATASTMVA, encoded by the exons ATGGGTCGTCTTCACTCCAAGGGAAAGGGCATTGCCTCCTCTGCTCTGCCTTACTCTCGCACCCCCGCTCCCTGGGTCAAGATCACTCCTGAGCAGGTTGTCGACCACATCTGCAAGCTCGCCCGTAAGGGTGCTTCTCCCTCCCAGATTGGTGTTGTCCTTCGTGACAGCCACGGTGTTGCCCAGGTTAAGACTGTCACTG GTAACAAGATCCTCCGTATTCTGAAGTCCAACG GCCTTGCCCCCGAGATCCCTGAGGACCTGTACCACCTCATCAAGAAG GCCGTCGCCGTCCGCAAGCACCTTGAGCGCAACcgcaaggacaaggacagcAAGTTCCGCCTCATTCTCATTGAGTCTCGTATCCACCGTCTGTCCCGCTACTACAAGACCGTCGGTGTCCTCCCCCCCACCTGGAAGTACGAGTCCGCTACTGCCAGCACCATGGTTGCTTAA